CGCCTGCTGGGACTAAGCTTAGTGTTTTATCGGTTGATACAGCAGCTGATCACATCTTGGCCGGGCGCTATGATTCGCAGAAACTATTTTTAGTCGTTAAGAAACCTGAGACATTATTAGCATTAGTTGAAAAAGGGGTTAAATTACCTGAGATTAATGTCGGTAATATGTCACAAACTGATGAAACAAAGCACATCAATAAATCGATTAATGTGACGCCTCATGATGTTGATGTTTTCAAAGAACTTAGCGCTAGCGGTATTCCAATTACTAATCGAATGGTTCCAGGCGATAAGGTAAATGATTTTATGGCACTTATTAAAGACTTATAAAAATCTATTTAAAAAGGAGACATTATCATGGGCATTCAATGGTGGCAAATCTTATTACTAACGTTATACGCTGGTTATCAAATCTGTGATGAATTAACCATTAACTCTAGTGCGGGTTCGGCTGTTTTTGCTGGCTTTATCTCAGGCGTAATCATGGGCGATATGAAGACGGGCTTGATGATCGGTGGGGCAATGCAATTAACGGTTTTAGGTGTCGGAACGTTTGGCGGCTCTTCTAGAATCGATGCGAACTCGGGAACTGTTTTGGCAACCGCTTTTTCTGTTGGGTTAGGAATGAATCAAAATCAAGCAATTTCAGCAATTGCGGTACCGGTGGCAGCTTTATTAATTCAAACTGATATTATTGCGCGTTTTGCGAATACCTTTTTTGCACACCGGATTGATAAGTTGATTGAAGAGCACAAGTATCGCGCAATCGAAAGAAACTACCTGTATGGTGCGATTCCTTGGGCATTATCACGCGCACTACCAGTTTTCTTAGCATTGACTTTTGGTGGGGGCTTAGTTAACTCGGTTGTCAGTTATATGAATAGTCAATTGAGTTGGTTAGCGACCGGGCTTGAAACAGCAGGTGCTGTCTTGCCAGCCGTTGGATTTGCCATTTTATTAAGATATTTGCCAGTTAAAAAACACTTCCCATATTTAATTATTGGCTTTGTTTTAACGGCGATTTTGGCAACAATTTACGCTGCAGTGGGAGCTCTAGGGGGTGCTGTAACAGGTGTTGCAAAAGATTTTACTTATAACTTTGCTGGTTTACCAATGTTAGGGATTGCCTTAATCGGGTTTGGTTTTGCCGCAATTGAATACAAACGCGGTATGGATAAGCACGAGGCAACTCTTTCGGCAACACCTGGTGTAACTAAACAAGCCGTTGAATTAGACGATAAGGGGGAAATTGAAGATGACGAACTCTAATTATCAGTTAACCAAACAAGATTTTAAACAGATTAACCGTCGTAATTTATTCACTTTCCAATTAGGCTGGAATTATGAAAGAATGCAGAATACAAGTTACCTGTACATTATGTTGCCTCAAATACGTAAAATTTATGGGGATAATACCGACGAATTGAAGCAGGTGATGAAGAATGAAACCCAATTCTTTAATACGAGTAATTTCTTCAATACGATTATTACTGGGACCGATTTAGCTATTCAGGAAAAAGAAGGTATTAAATCACTTGAAACTGTTTCTGGGTTAAAGGTGGGCCTAATGGGTTCTTTTGCCGCGATCGGTGATTCAATCTTTGCTGCTTTGATACCGGCGATTTTCGGAGCAATTGCAGCTAATATGGCGGTTGCTGGTAATCCAACGGGGGTTTTCCTATGGATCGCCGTTAATATTGGGATTATGTACTTCCGGTGGCGTCAACTTGAATTTGCGTATAAAGAAGGCGTTAATTTAGTAACTCGGATGCAAGCTAAATTATCAGCGCTAACAGATGCAGCCACGCTTTTAGGGGTTTTCATGGTGGGGGCGCTAGTAGCGACGATGATCAATATTAAGATTGGTACAGTTATTCATTTAGGTGATTTAAACGTTGTTTTACAAGATAAGATTGATATGATCTTACCAAAATTGATTCCAGCAGCGATTGTGGGCCTTGTCTACTGGATGCTTGGTCGTAAAAATATGACCGCCACTCGGGCAATTTTCATCGTATTATTCGTATCAATTGCCCTTTCAGCAATTGGGGTGATTGCAAAAGGTTAATTTAATACCAGCCTCTCTCTACACGCGTGAATTGTAGCGGGGGGCTTTTATATTAAAAATAAAATGAATGGAGAACAATCATATGAGTACATTGGTATTAACAAGTCATGGGCGTTTTTGTGAAGAATTGAAAAAAAGTGTCGAATTAATTTTTGGACCACAAGATGAGATTCGAACATTGGCGCTGTTACCTGAAGAAGGCGAAGCAGATTATAGCCGTAAATTTAAAACGCTTCAGGCTGAAACAAACGGCGATAAATTAATTGTGTTAGCCGATCTAATGGGTGGGACGCCCGCTAATCAGGTTGCTAAGCTGGTGATGCAAGGTGCTGATATTGATTTATATACTGGGATGAATATGCCAATGTGTATTAGCTATCTCAATGCACAAATGACGGGGCAGCCACTCAATTTAGTGGCAGATGCAACAACCGGTATTAAATTTCTCAACGAGATGCTCCCTAAAAATTAAGCGTTAATAGAGAGGGGAAAAGTATGGGACTTAAGCTATTAGCCATTGACCTAGATGGCACCACTTTGAATTCACAAGGCGAAATTTCTGATGTTAATAAAGCGCATTTGCAGCAGATTGTTGCTGGTGGTGTTCAGTTGGTGGTTGCAACGGGTCGCAGTGTGCATTCGGCGAGTTTTTTTTAGAGAAAATGGCAGTGAAAGAAGCCTATATTGTGGCGTTAAATGGGGCCGCCGTTTTTAAATGGGGTGATCTAAACCCCTTGATGACGATTAAGATGCCAGTAACATTAGTTGAACAAGTGGTTGCTAATGGCGATTTGCAACAAGTCAATACCTATCTTAGTACAGATATGAGTTCTTATATTTTAGTACGTGATGAATCGTTATTGACGATGTTTGCTAAAAATGGGGAACTGACTACAATTGAGACGCTAGCTAACTTAGGTGATGACCAAGCGAAAGTTTCTAAGATGCTCTATTGTACGAAAAATCCAGCAATTCTAGCAGAACTCGTTGCCAAAACAAAGGATTTACCGGTGGCCGCGGTTAAACCGGATGAAATGTGTCTGGAAATAACGGCACAAGCTACGAGTAAAGCCAAAGGGTTACAGTTTTTAGGAAAGCGTTTAAATATTTTACCTGAGGAAATGGCTGCAATCGGAGATAGTGAAAATGATTTTGAAATGCTCAAATATGTAGGAAACGGCATTGTGATGGCTAATGGGATGCCACACATCAAGGCCATTGCGGATTACGTCACTTTGAGTAATGATCAAGATGGGGTAGCGCATGCTATCAATTATTTATTGCACTAAAGCCTTGTGGTACCTACCAATTACGTATAATTAGTCAGATGCCATTGACTTTAGGGTGTTAATAGGGTAGATTAATGTATGTGGTAGATACCAGTTACCAAGGAGGCGTTAGCGTGGTTACACATAAGAATAACCAACCACTTTATAATCAATTAGTGGATACTTTAAAAATTAAGATTGAAAATGAAATGAATGTAAATGATCGATTGCCCTCTGAACGTGAATTATCAACTCAATATGGATTGAGTCGGACGACGGTCAGAATCGCATTAAACGAACTGGAATTGATGGGATACGTTCATCGACAACATGGTAAAGGAACTTTTGTTTCAAATTTAATTAAGGGACAGACGGATTTAGGTGGTACCTACAGTTTTACAGAGCAAATGAAATCTTTAGGTAAGGTTCCTGAGACGAAGATTTTGAGTTTAAAAACAATGAAAGCCAACCAGTTTGTAGCAGAAGGATTAGGAATCGCTGTTGATGATGACATTATCAAAATGAAACGGCTACGTTCAGCAGATAATGAACCAATGATGTTAGAACGAACTTATTTGCCACTTAGTAAGTTTCCCGACTTAACGTTAGAAATGCTACAAACAACACCACTGTATGAACTCTTTATGAAGCGCTATAACCAAACAGTGAAAGTTGCAGATGAGATTTTATCGGTGGGGATTATGACGGCTAAAGATGCGCAACTCCTTAAATTTTATGAAGGCGCACCGGTCCTAAAGCTCAAACGGACAACTTATAATAATAAAAATGAAATTATCGAATATACACTGAGCGTGGCGCGTGGTGATAAATTTACCTATCATTTGCGGCATCAACGATAATTTTTTAAAGAAGGAGCGAAGTATTATGTTTGAAGAAAATGAAAGCGCATTATCGAAAATGGGCGCTAGTATTACGACCCACGAAATCAAACAGCAACCAACACTATGGCAAGAGGCCTTTGACAACTTTAAGGCCCAAGCAGTAAAAATTAACACCTTTCTTACAGCAATTACACCACAAAATGGCTTACCAATTCGGGTTATCTTTACCGGAGCAGGAACATCAGCTTATGTTGGGGATACAGTGATGCCTTATCTAAATCAAGCAGGGGATACGGAGCGTTACCAATTTGAAAGTATTCCAACCACTGATATTGTTGCGGCGCCGTATGATTATTTAAACCCTGATGTAACGACGATTCTAGTTTCATTTGCGAGAAGTGGTAACAGTCCTGAAAGTGTTGCAACAGTTGAAATTGCTAAGCAAGTGATTAAAGACTTATATGAAATCACGATTACTTGCGCACCGGATGGCCAACTAGCAGTTGCTTCTAAGAATGATGCTCGCAATTTATTGTTGATGATGCCAGCGGGTGCTAATGACCAAGGCTTTGCAATGACCGGTTCCTACAGTTGCATGTCACTCACGGCCCTATTGGTCTTTGATCAAACACCAATTGAGAAAAAAGCCCACTATGTCGCAAAAATAATTGCGATGGGTCAAGAAGTGATTGCACGGGAAGCGGAAATTCAAGCCGTCGTTGATTTGGACTTTGACCGAATTGTTTATCTAGGATCAGGGAGCTTATCTGGATTAACACGTGAAGCGCAATTGAAAGTGCTTGAATTAACAGCTGGTAAGTTAACAACGATGTTTGATTCATCAATGGGCTTCCGACATGGGCCTAAATCATTCGTTAACGAACAAACATTGGTTTTTGTTTTCGTCAATAACCAGCCTTACACGAGACAATACGATGTCGATATCTTGGAAGAAATCAACGGTGATCAAATTGCCGCTAAGACGTTAGCAATCGATGTGCAGGGCGCGCAAAATTTCTCAGGTGATCGGTTCACTTTCGAAAGCGGTTGCTCGCACTTGCCAGAAGGGTATCTAGCATTGGCAGATGTGATGTTTGCCCAAACGGTCTCCTTATTAAGTTCGATTAAGGTTGGCAACACACCTGATACACCATCACCCAGTGGGACGGTCAACCGCGTGGTTAAAGGGGTTACGATTCACGAATACGAATAGATTGGCCTTAAATATAATGATGATCTTGGGGGCTTTAAAGTGGCGACATATTATATTCATGCAGACAAATTTTTTTTGAAGAATAAAGTTGAAAATGGTGGCTATTTAGCCATTATTGATGGTCGTTTTGGAACATATCAAACAGAAAAACCAGACGGCGAGATTAAGGATTATAGTGGCAAATGGATTGCACCGGGACTCGTAGATACCCATATTCATGGCTTAAAAGGGCATGATGTAATGGATAATGACTTTGAGGGTGTTAAAGCAATGTCAGACGGGCTTTTAGAATGTGGGGTAACGTCTTTCTTACCCACGACCCTAACGGCAGCACCTGAAACATTGAATGAGGTGATTGCTGATATTGGGGATCATTATACGGAAGCTTCAGGGGCGAAGATTCAAGGCGTTTTCTTTGAAGGCCCATTCTTTACTGAAGAACATAAGGGCGCTCAAAATCCAAAGTACTTCTCTGATCCTAGTCTTGAAATTTTTAATCATTGGCAAGCGTTGGCCCATGGCATGATTAAAAAAATCGCCATTGCGCCGGAGCGAAAGGGTGCTAAAGTCTTCACGGCAACGTTAAAACAACAAGGCGTCAAAGTGGCGTTGGCCCATAGTAGTGCAACCTATGAAGAAGCAAAGGAAGTTGTTGAAGCAGGTGCTTCAATCTTCGTTCATACCTATAATGGCATGAGCCCACTAAATCACCGTGAACCGGGGATGGTTGGCGCCGCTATGACGCTCAAAGATGTTTTTGCTGAATTAATTTGTGACGGGCATCATGTCCATCCACAAGCCGCTCAAGCACTGATTAGTGTGCGAGGGACAGATCAAACCGCACTGATTACTGATTGTATGCGTGCTGGTGCAATGCCGGAAGGCCCATCAATGTTGGGTGAGTTCCCTGTAATGGTTAAAGATGGGGCGGCTCGCTTGGAATCTGGTAGTTTAGCAGGGAGTGTTTTAATGCTCAAGCAAGCTGTTAAACATATTGTGGATTGGAATATTGCGACACCCGCCCAAGCGATTAAGATGGCTAGTCAAGTACCCGCGGAAAGTGTCGGAATTGATAATCGATGTGGCAGTATTACACCGGAGCATGCTGCCGATTTCATTGTTTTTGATCATGATTTAAATCTTGTTGAAACTTATTTAGATGGTATTTTACGTTACCAAAAATAGTTAATTAATATTAAAGGAGATTTATACCTATGCTAAAACTAACACCTGCCAAAAAAGAAGCTTTGAAACGATTATCAACAAAGGATGGCATCATCAGTGCGCTCGCCATCGATCAACGCGGTTCATTGAAAAAAATGATTGCTAGTGATGTCCAAGGCAATCCAGAAAAAGAAATTGTTAACTTTAAAGTTGCTGTTTCCGAAGAACTAACACCATTTGCTTCATCAATTCTTTTAGATCCAGAATATGGCTTACCAGCTGCTAAAGCCCGGGATGACGATGCAGGTCTCTTATTGGCTTATGAAAAGACGGGGTATGACGCAACGACACCAGGGCGCTTACCTGATATTTTGGAGGATTGGTCAGTTCGTCGGATTAAGGAAAATGGTGCAGATGCGGTCAAGTTCCTTCTCTATTATGATACAGACGAAGATGATCATATTAATCACTTGAAACATGTTTTCATCGAACGTTTAGGAAGCGAATGTGTGGCAGAAGATATTCCATTTTTCCTTGAATTAGTGGCTTATGATGCGAATAACGATGACGCTAATGGTGCAGCCTATGCAAAGGTTAAACCACATAAAGTCATTGAAATGATGAAAGAATTCTCAAAAGCACAATATCACGTGGACGTTTTAAAGGTCGAAGTGCCGGTTAATATGAAATATGTCGAGGGCTTTGGCGATGGTGAAGTCGTTTATACAAAAGCAGAAGCGGCCGCATACTTTAAGGAACAAGCCCAAGCAACCGATTTACCATTTATCTTCCTAAGTGCCGGTGTGACAGCTAAATTATTCCAAGAGACATTAATTTTTGCCAAGGAATCAGGGTCAACCTTCAATGGTGTTTTATGCGGCCGAGCAACATGGAAAAACGGTGTCAAACCATTTGCTGCTGAAGGTGAACAAGCTGGCCGTCAGTGGTTACAAACACAAGGTAAGCAAAATATTGATGAACTAAATGCAGTTT
This DNA window, taken from Latilactobacillus sakei, encodes the following:
- a CDS encoding PTS mannose transporter subunit IIAB, with the translated sequence MSITAVRIDGRLVHGQVANLWTPSLGVTRIMVVDNQVVDSAVEKAGLRMATPAGTKLSVLSVDTAADHILAGRYDSQKLFLVVKKPETLLALVEKGVKLPEINVGNMSQTDETKHINKSINVTPHDVDVFKELSASGIPITNRMVPGDKVNDFMALIKDL
- a CDS encoding PTS fructose transporter subunit IIC, whose product is MGIQWWQILLLTLYAGYQICDELTINSSAGSAVFAGFISGVIMGDMKTGLMIGGAMQLTVLGVGTFGGSSRIDANSGTVLATAFSVGLGMNQNQAISAIAVPVAALLIQTDIIARFANTFFAHRIDKLIEEHKYRAIERNYLYGAIPWALSRALPVFLALTFGGGLVNSVVSYMNSQLSWLATGLETAGAVLPAVGFAILLRYLPVKKHFPYLIIGFVLTAILATIYAAVGALGGAVTGVAKDFTYNFAGLPMLGIALIGFGFAAIEYKRGMDKHEATLSATPGVTKQAVELDDKGEIEDDEL
- a CDS encoding PTS fructose transporter subunit IID, whose protein sequence is MTNSNYQLTKQDFKQINRRNLFTFQLGWNYERMQNTSYLYIMLPQIRKIYGDNTDELKQVMKNETQFFNTSNFFNTIITGTDLAIQEKEGIKSLETVSGLKVGLMGSFAAIGDSIFAALIPAIFGAIAANMAVAGNPTGVFLWIAVNIGIMYFRWRQLEFAYKEGVNLVTRMQAKLSALTDAATLLGVFMVGALVATMINIKIGTVIHLGDLNVVLQDKIDMILPKLIPAAIVGLVYWMLGRKNMTATRAIFIVLFVSIALSAIGVIAKG
- a CDS encoding PTS fructose transporter subunit IIA, yielding MSTLVLTSHGRFCEELKKSVELIFGPQDEIRTLALLPEEGEADYSRKFKTLQAETNGDKLIVLADLMGGTPANQVAKLVMQGADIDLYTGMNMPMCISYLNAQMTGQPLNLVADATTGIKFLNEMLPKN
- a CDS encoding GntR family transcriptional regulator encodes the protein MYVVDTSYQGGVSVVTHKNNQPLYNQLVDTLKIKIENEMNVNDRLPSERELSTQYGLSRTTVRIALNELELMGYVHRQHGKGTFVSNLIKGQTDLGGTYSFTEQMKSLGKVPETKILSLKTMKANQFVAEGLGIAVDDDIIKMKRLRSADNEPMMLERTYLPLSKFPDLTLEMLQTTPLYELFMKRYNQTVKVADEILSVGIMTAKDAQLLKFYEGAPVLKLKRTTYNNKNEIIEYTLSVARGDKFTYHLRHQR
- the agaS gene encoding tagatose-6-phosphate ketose isomerase, with the translated sequence MFEENESALSKMGASITTHEIKQQPTLWQEAFDNFKAQAVKINTFLTAITPQNGLPIRVIFTGAGTSAYVGDTVMPYLNQAGDTERYQFESIPTTDIVAAPYDYLNPDVTTILVSFARSGNSPESVATVEIAKQVIKDLYEITITCAPDGQLAVASKNDARNLLLMMPAGANDQGFAMTGSYSCMSLTALLVFDQTPIEKKAHYVAKIIAMGQEVIAREAEIQAVVDLDFDRIVYLGSGSLSGLTREAQLKVLELTAGKLTTMFDSSMGFRHGPKSFVNEQTLVFVFVNNQPYTRQYDVDILEEINGDQIAAKTLAIDVQGAQNFSGDRFTFESGCSHLPEGYLALADVMFAQTVSLLSSIKVGNTPDTPSPSGTVNRVVKGVTIHEYE
- the nagA gene encoding N-acetylglucosamine-6-phosphate deacetylase is translated as MKNKVENGGYLAIIDGRFGTYQTEKPDGEIKDYSGKWIAPGLVDTHIHGLKGHDVMDNDFEGVKAMSDGLLECGVTSFLPTTLTAAPETLNEVIADIGDHYTEASGAKIQGVFFEGPFFTEEHKGAQNPKYFSDPSLEIFNHWQALAHGMIKKIAIAPERKGAKVFTATLKQQGVKVALAHSSATYEEAKEVVEAGASIFVHTYNGMSPLNHREPGMVGAAMTLKDVFAELICDGHHVHPQAAQALISVRGTDQTALITDCMRAGAMPEGPSMLGEFPVMVKDGAARLESGSLAGSVLMLKQAVKHIVDWNIATPAQAIKMASQVPAESVGIDNRCGSITPEHAADFIVFDHDLNLVETYLDGILRYQK
- the lacD gene encoding tagatose-bisphosphate aldolase; translated protein: MLKLTPAKKEALKRLSTKDGIISALAIDQRGSLKKMIASDVQGNPEKEIVNFKVAVSEELTPFASSILLDPEYGLPAAKARDDDAGLLLAYEKTGYDATTPGRLPDILEDWSVRRIKENGADAVKFLLYYDTDEDDHINHLKHVFIERLGSECVAEDIPFFLELVAYDANNDDANGAAYAKVKPHKVIEMMKEFSKAQYHVDVLKVEVPVNMKYVEGFGDGEVVYTKAEAAAYFKEQAQATDLPFIFLSAGVTAKLFQETLIFAKESGSTFNGVLCGRATWKNGVKPFAAEGEQAGRQWLQTQGKQNIDELNAVLQKTATPWFGKVMA